One part of the Peromyscus leucopus breed LL Stock chromosome 19, UCI_PerLeu_2.1, whole genome shotgun sequence genome encodes these proteins:
- the Fem1c gene encoding protein fem-1 homolog C translates to MKMLLMYCAKMEKDGYGMTPLLSASVTGHTNIVDFLTHHAQTSKTERINALELLGATFVDKKRDLLGALKYWKKAMNMRYSDRTNIISKPVPQTLIMAYDYAKEVNSAEELEGLIADPDEMRMQALLIRERILGPSHPDTSYYIRYRGAVYADSGNFKRCINLWKYALDMQQSNLDPLSPMTASSLLSFAELFSFMLQDRAKGLLGTTVTFDDLMGILCKSVLEIERAIKQTQCPADPLQLNKALSIILHLICLLEKVPCTLEQDHFKKQTIYRFLKLHPRGKNNFSPLHLAVDKNTTCVGRYPVCKFPSLQVTAILIECGADVNVRDSDDNGPLHIAALNNHPDIMNLLIKSGAHFDATNLHKQTASDLLDEKEIAKNLIQPINHTTLQCLAARVIVNHRIYYKGHIPEKLETFVSLHR, encoded by the coding sequence ATGAAGATGCTGCTTATGTATTGTGCCAAGATGGAAAAAGATGGCTATGGAATGACTCCTCTTCTCTCAGCAAGTGTGACTGGTCACACCAATATTGTGGATTTTCTCACACACCATGCCCAGACCAGCAAAACAGAACGTATCAATGCTCTAGAGCTTCTGGGAGCTACGTTTGTAGATAAAAAAAGAGATTTACTTGGGGCTTTGAAATACTGGAAAAAGGCAATGAACATGAGGTACAGTGATAGGACTAATATAATTAGTAAACCAGTTCCACAGACACTAATAATGGCTTATGATTATGCCAAGGAGGTAAACAGTGCAGAAGAGCTAGAAGGTCTTATTGCTGATCCTGATGAGATGAGAATGCAAGCCCTGTTAATTAGAGAACGTATTCTCGGTCCTTCTCATCCTGATACCTCTTACTACATTAGATATAGGGGCGCTGTCTATGCCGACTCTGGAAACTTTAAACGATGCATCAACCTATGGAAGTATGCTTTGGATATGCAGCAGAGCAATTTGGACCCTTTAAGCCCAATGACTGCCAGCAGCTTGCTCTCTTTTGCGGAACTATTTTCCTTTATGCTACAGGACAGGGCTAAAGGCTTGCTGGGTACTACTGTTACATTTGATGATCTCATGGGCATACTGTGCAAAAGCGTCCTTGAAATTGAGCGAGCTATCAAACAAACTCAGTGTCCAGCTGACCCATTGCAATTGAATAAGGCTCTTTCCATCATTTTGCACTTAATTTGCTTATTAGAAAAAGTTCCTTGTACTCTAGAACAGGATCATTTCAAAAAGCAGACTATCTACAGGTTTCTTAAGCTGCATCCAAGAGGAAAGAATAACTTcagccctctgcatctggctgtggACAAGAATACTACATGTGTAGGGCGGTACCCTGTTTGTAAGTTTCCATCTCTGCAAGTTACTGCGATACTGATAGAATGTGGTGCTGATGTGAACGTCAGGGACTCTGATGACAACGGTCCTCTACATATCGCTGCTTTGAACAACCATCCAGACATCATGAATCTCCTTATTAAATCAGGTGCACATTTTGATGCCACAAACTTACACAAACAAACAGCTAGTGACTTACTGGACGAGAAGGAGATAGCTAAAAATTTGATCCAGCCCATAAATCATACCACATTGCAGTGTCTCGCTGCTCGTGTCATCGTGAATCATAGAATATATTATAAAGGGCATATCCCAGAAAAGCTAGAGACCTTTGTTTCACTGCATAGATGA